The Alosa sapidissima isolate fAloSap1 chromosome 5, fAloSap1.pri, whole genome shotgun sequence genome has a window encoding:
- the LOC121709069 gene encoding uncharacterized protein LOC121709069 → MYARMRTFFSAGLLLCLTGLRHGKVILVAPGSDVSEKCEGTWDGIRTNDIQLKIDSTAHLLVQNFQDKRRYTCGDTELILERRHASSGDATLLYRAVGQSVHLFCKHLGAETYSGEWSWKHHGSFNRGFRRLSNSSEPFTGRVSKKGGGDNDFSLDISSVEWGDSGQFQCTMRLIRPGGGPKKQTSYELVVVQATAEPQHVYEGGSVTLCCSVSLWKTSWELCWIHLDSNSKYSSQHYSTYSNRCKPGGAAVYHTVSIVSSVQSQWACAVFHGGTLRALLPVQLNVSKHTTTHTPPTHTTPVRRATTPLATHSENAEDTRNTTATQHTDPSAGVSVPHVCVMSVFGLVVVILVALTALLLWKRTDKEVCEDEDERRTADEEACAEGLLPHRGSVTYASVHFKRKPTEDLSKDVAPTDPPATAGGTEGEDVTVIYAGLKMNSCS, encoded by the exons ATGTACGCCAGAATGAGGACCTTTTTCTCCGCAGGCCTGCTTCTCTGCCTGACTGGGCTTAGACACG GTAAAGTGATCCTGGTGGCTCCTGGCAGTGATGTGAGTGAGAAATGTGAGGGCACCTGGGACGGAATCAGAACCAATGATATACAGCTGAAGATAGACAGCACGGCCCATCTCCTGGTGCAGAACTTTCAAGACAAAAGGCGTTACACATGCGGCGATACAGAGCTTATACTGGAGAGGAGACATG CCTCCTCAGGTGACGCCACCCTGCTGTACAGAGCCGTGGGTCAGTCCGTCCATCTCTTCTGCAAACACCTGGGTGCTGAGACGTACTCAGGGGAATGGAGCTGGAAACATCATGGGAGCTTCAACAGAGGTTTCAGACGCCTCTCTAACAGCTCAGAGCCGTTTACAGGGCGAGTATCTAAAAAAGGAGGGGGAGATAATGACTTCTCGCTGGACATCTCTTCTGTGGAGTGGGGTGACTCAGGGCAGTTCCAGTGCACAATGCGCCTGATACGGCCGGGAGGAGGCCCAAAGAAACAGACATCCTACGAGCTGGTGGTTGTTCAGG ccACAGCAGAGCCCCAGCATGTGTATGAGGGAGGAAGTGTGACCCTGtgttgctctgtctctctctggaaGACATCTTGGGAGTTATGCTGGATTCACCTGGATTCCAACAGCAAATACTCCAGTCAGCATTACTCTACTTACTCAAACCGCTGTAAACCTGGGGGAGCAGCTGTCTATCACACCGTGAGCATCGTCAGTTCAGTCCAGAGCCAGTGGGCCTGTGCGGTTTTCCATGGGGGCACACTGAGAGCTCTGCTGCCTGTCCAGCTGAACGTGTCcaaacacaccaccacacacacgccacccacacacacaacgccgGTGCGGAGGGCCACGACTCCACTGGCAACACACAGCGAGAATGCAGAGGATACCAGAAACACCAcggcaacacaacacacagatccATCAGCAG GAGTGAGTGTCCCACATGTCTGTGTCATGAGTGTGTTTGGCCTGGTTGTGGTCATCTTGGTGGCTCTGACTGCTCTGCTGCTGTGGAAACGCACAGATAAAG aagtgtgtgaggatgaggatgagcgTAGGACAGCAGATGAAGAGGCGTGTGCTGAGGGGCTTTTGCCCCACAGAGGGAGTGTGACGTACGCATCGGTGCATTTCAAGAGGAAACCTACTGAGGATCTGAGCAAAG
- the LOC121709065 gene encoding uncharacterized protein LOC121709065 isoform X2 — protein MLLRVSFGGVQKYIKLPELTFGDFLREVSLKFNIAEDRRLDIKVYDQSNTEVDSEVFEEIVQEFHGPFLISLANEAPGNPQSTSSPCSIASEDTVILNFSLCDPAEEPVAAEGSQPKRPCRINYEAKALIEKILTTKPGGDRVMEEYAKTKSITDSTRRQLINILTAEMTETHGTSPPWSVKVMYAQGIVALFPYLEDPYSQNGYEHYYDPESGSGYIAWRLKTIQRKAAEERGPAVSQSPKVGGPGHGCTRPFTADRVLTDEEVECAIALLRHTADEETIREKMKVTFVYRHAMVNDENKSAEVFSVFPRFLDTPGLIEQDFRVMFGEQTANKFLERWPTTFKAGVIKESHGLVPSTDLLDLMRNAETSTEVEKDGNKRAAAS, from the exons ATGCTGCTGCGTGTCTCGTTTGGCGGAGTGCAGAAGTACATCAAGCTGCCTGAACTAACATTCGGTGATTTCTTGAGAGAAG TGAGTCTAAAATTTAACATTGCTGAAGACAGACGGTTGGACATCAAGGTTTATGACCAGTCTAACACAGAGGTCGACTCTGAGGTTTTTGAGGAGATCGTACAAGAGTTCCATGGACCTTTCCTAATTTCATTGGCCAATGAAGCACCTG GTAACCCTCAGTCCACATCATCTCCATGCTCTATTGCATCTGAAGACACAGTGATCCTCAACTTCTCGTTGTGTGACCCAGCTGAGGAGCCAGTTGCAGCCGAAGGAAGTCAACCTAAAAGGCCTTGCCGCATTAACTATGAAGCAAAAgct CTGATTGAAAAAATCTTGACAACAAAGCCTGGAGGTGACCGTGTCATGGAGGAGTATGCGAAAACAAAATCAATTACAGATTCAACCAGAAGACAGCTCATCAACATACTTACTGCAGAGATGACGGAAACACATGG GACATCTCCGCCCTGGAGTGTAAAAGTGATGTATGCACAGGGGATTGTCGCTCTGTTTCCATACCTTGAAGACCCATATTCACAGAATGGCTAT GAACATTACTACGATCCTGAAAGTGGTTCAGGCTACATAGCATGGCGGTTGAAGACAATTCAACGAAAAGCTGCTGAGGAAAGAGGTCCTGCAGTTAGTCAATCTCCTAAAG TTGGTGGGCCAGGCCATGGGTGTACTAGACCCTTTACTGCCGACAGAGTCCTGACTGACGAGGAAGTGGAATGCGCTATTGCTTTGTTGAGACACACTGCTGATGAGGAGACCATCCGTGAAAAGATGAAAGTCACTTTCGTATACCGCCACGCCATGGTCAATGATGAGAACAAATCAGCAGAGGTCTTCTCAGTATTTCCACGGTTCCTAGACACACCAGGACTG ATAGAACAAGATTTTAGAGTGATGTTTGGTGAGCAGACTGCCAACAAGTTCCTGGAGAGGTGGCCTACCACTTTCAAAGCAGGAGTCATTAAGGAAAGCCATGGACTGGTCCCCTCCACAGACCTTCTTGATTTAATGCGCAACGCTGAGACATCTACTGAAGTTGAAAAAG ACGGGAACAAGCGTGCAGCAGCATCTTGA
- the LOC121709065 gene encoding uncharacterized protein LOC121709065 isoform X1 → MLLRVSFGGVQKYIKLPELTFGDFLREVSLKFNIAEDRRLDIKVYDQSNTEVDSEVFEEIVQEFHGPFLISLANEAPGNPQSTSSPCSIASEDTVILNFSLCDPAEEPVAAEGSQPKRPCRINYEAKALIEKILTTKPGGDRVMEEYAKTKSITDSTRRQLINILTAEMTETHGTSPPWSVKVMYAQGIVALFPYLEDPYSQNGYEHYYDPESGSGYIAWRLKTIQRKAAEERGPAVSQSPKVGGPGHGCTRPFTADRVLTDEEVECAIALLRHTADEETIREKMKVTFVYRHAMVNDENKSAEVFSVFPRFLDTPGLIEQDFRVMFGEQTANKFLERWPTTFKAGVIKESHGLVPSTDLLDLMRNAETSTEVEKGWDSDMSAIILLLHLLPPSAQGRKRPGKISASNAVDHLIKFQKTGTSVQQHLDNIAQSSQPYLLAQGPTKSSIHSFFIAIDKHALPCQATSSVGALDELFKAHYVFGTSYSPVLNNLFTFLQTTIYNIDVGKTKETPRITELRARMMR, encoded by the exons ATGCTGCTGCGTGTCTCGTTTGGCGGAGTGCAGAAGTACATCAAGCTGCCTGAACTAACATTCGGTGATTTCTTGAGAGAAG TGAGTCTAAAATTTAACATTGCTGAAGACAGACGGTTGGACATCAAGGTTTATGACCAGTCTAACACAGAGGTCGACTCTGAGGTTTTTGAGGAGATCGTACAAGAGTTCCATGGACCTTTCCTAATTTCATTGGCCAATGAAGCACCTG GTAACCCTCAGTCCACATCATCTCCATGCTCTATTGCATCTGAAGACACAGTGATCCTCAACTTCTCGTTGTGTGACCCAGCTGAGGAGCCAGTTGCAGCCGAAGGAAGTCAACCTAAAAGGCCTTGCCGCATTAACTATGAAGCAAAAgct CTGATTGAAAAAATCTTGACAACAAAGCCTGGAGGTGACCGTGTCATGGAGGAGTATGCGAAAACAAAATCAATTACAGATTCAACCAGAAGACAGCTCATCAACATACTTACTGCAGAGATGACGGAAACACATGG GACATCTCCGCCCTGGAGTGTAAAAGTGATGTATGCACAGGGGATTGTCGCTCTGTTTCCATACCTTGAAGACCCATATTCACAGAATGGCTAT GAACATTACTACGATCCTGAAAGTGGTTCAGGCTACATAGCATGGCGGTTGAAGACAATTCAACGAAAAGCTGCTGAGGAAAGAGGTCCTGCAGTTAGTCAATCTCCTAAAG TTGGTGGGCCAGGCCATGGGTGTACTAGACCCTTTACTGCCGACAGAGTCCTGACTGACGAGGAAGTGGAATGCGCTATTGCTTTGTTGAGACACACTGCTGATGAGGAGACCATCCGTGAAAAGATGAAAGTCACTTTCGTATACCGCCACGCCATGGTCAATGATGAGAACAAATCAGCAGAGGTCTTCTCAGTATTTCCACGGTTCCTAGACACACCAGGACTG ATAGAACAAGATTTTAGAGTGATGTTTGGTGAGCAGACTGCCAACAAGTTCCTGGAGAGGTGGCCTACCACTTTCAAAGCAGGAGTCATTAAGGAAAGCCATGGACTGGTCCCCTCCACAGACCTTCTTGATTTAATGCGCAACGCTGAGACATCTACTGAAGTTGAAAAAG GCTGGGACagtgacatgtctgccatcatACTGCTGCTACATCTGCTACCACCATCTGCACAGGGACGAAAGAGGCCAGGGAAGATATCAGCATCTAATGCAGTTGATCACCTCATCAAATTCCAAAAG ACGGGAACAAGCGTGCAGCAGCATCTTGACAACATCGCTCAAAGCAGTCAGCCCTACCTCCTTGCTCAGGGACCCACAAAAAGCAGCATTCACTCTTTCTTCATTGCCATCGACAAGCATGCACTTCCATGCCAAGCCACCAGCTCGGTTGGAGCCCTGGATGAGCTCTTCAAGGCCCACTATGTGTTTGGTACATCTTACAGTCCTGTCTTGAACAACTTGTTCACTTTTCTGCAAACTACCATTTACAACATTGACGTGGGGAAAACTAAGGAAACGCCAAGAATTACAGAGTTGCGAGCGAGAATGATGCGTTAG